The Hyphomonas sediminis genome contains the following window.
CTTGGCGTGCCGGGGCGGATGCAGTTCCATACGATCCCTGAGCGCGGGCACCGGGCTTCTTCCAGTGCTGTCGTCGTGTTAGCGCGCAATGAGCTGGCGCTCGCCTCGCTGGACGCGGGCGGCAACTGGTCCGTGCTCGAAGGCGATGGTGGCCGTGCGTGGACGGACGACTATTCCAACATCCCCGGCGCGATCTGGGACCGCATGGTGAAAAAGATGCGTTAGGCTTCGGCTTCGCCGGCGAGCTTCTGCTTCAGGCGCTCGCTGGCGCGCACCTTCACGCTTTCCGAACGCAGCTGGCCGCAGGCGGCGAGGATGTCGCGTCCGCGCGGCGTGCGGATGGGCGAGGCATAGCCGGCGCGATTGAGCACTTCGGCAAAGCCTTCGATCGTTTCCCAGTCGGAGCATTCATACGGGCTGCCCGGCCAGGGGTTGAACGGGATGAGGTTGATCTTCGAGGGGATGCCCTTGAGCAGCTTCACGAGATCGCGCGCTTCGGCCAGCGTGTCGTTGACGCCCTTCAGCATGACATATTCGAAGGTGACGCGCTTGGAGTTTCCGAGGTCGGGATAGGCGCGGATGGCTTCAAACAGCGTCTGCAGATCGTATTTCTTGTTCAGCGGCACGAGCTCGTTGCGCAGGGCGTCATTCGTCGCGTGCAGCGAGATGGCGAGCATGGCGCCGGTGCGCTGGCCAAGCTCGGGGATCTTCGGGGCGACGCCGGCGGTGGACACCGTGATGCGGCGGCGGCCGATGGAGATGCCATCGCCATCGGAGATGGTGTCGATCGCCTCGGCGACATTGTCGAGATTGTAGAGCGGCTCGCCCATGCCCATGAAGACGATGTTCGTCAGGAGACGATCTTCATTCGAGGAGGGCCATTCGGCAAGCGCATCGCGGGCGATGATGACCTGCTGGACGATTTCCTGGGCGGTGAGATTGCGCACCAGCGCCTGCGTGCCGGTGTGGCAGAAGGTGCAGTTCAGCGTGCAGCCGACCTGGGAGGAGACGCAAAGCGCGCCCGCCTTGCCGACATCGGGGATATAGACGCTCTCGCCCTCAATGCCGGGAGCGTAGCGGGTGAGCCATTTCTGAGTGCCGTCGCGGCTGACCTGATGGTCGGCGACTTCCGGGCGGTCGAGCTCGAATTTCTCTTCCAGCTGGGCGCGCAGATCCTTGGCGATGTCGGTCATGCCGGCAAAATCGGTGACCCCGAAATGGTGAATCCAGCGGCGCAGCTGGCGCGCACGCATGGAGGCCGCCTTCGGCTCCAGGCCAAGGGCTTCCATTTCTGCCTTGAGGGCGGGAACCGAAAGGCCTGTCAGGCGTTTCTTGCCGGGCAGAGAGTTATTTCGGCGGCTGAGGTCGAGGGTCACGGTCATGCGCGGGCCTATAGCACGAGGCGCCAGACAAGGAAAACGGCGCAAACATGGACAGACTTTAACGCGCCAGAGTGCGAAAATCCCTTCATTTTAGAGGGGAAACAAAAAATCAGACGTCTGGTTGGCTCCCGTTCAGGTACGGCGTGCGACAGGCGGCAACATACTTCAGGCAAAGGGAGTCCTCCTCATGAAGAAGTCTATCCTCCTCGCAGCAGCTCTGGCGCTTCCGCTGGTGCATGCATGTGAAACCGGTCCCAGCCAGCGCGTCTGGACCACAACTGCAGCCGGCGCCATCCTTGGCGCAGGCGCCGGCATGATGGCTGGCGGCGACGACAAGCGGAACGCGGCCATCGGCGCAGCGGTCGGCGCAGTCGCCGGCGCAGGCGTTGGTGTCTACATGGACAAGCAGGAAGAAAAACTGCGTCAGCAGACTGCCGGTACGGGCATCGAGATCGAGCGTCAGGGTGACCAGCTCGCCCTCACCATGCCGTCGGGCATCACGTTCCGCCAAGGCAGCGCCGAGATCGATCCGTCCTTCTTCCAGGCGCTGAACAGTGTTGCGACCACGCTGGTCGAGTATCCCTCGACGGCTGTGGACATCCGTGGTCATGCCTCGTCCGAGGGGGACCGCGCGTTCAACCAGCGCCTGTCGCAACAGCGCGCAGACGCGGTCCGCAACTACCTGGCCAACCAGGGCGTTCAGGCTGTCCGCATGAGCTCGATCGGCATGGGCATTGATTATCCGGTGGCTGACAACTCGACCGAAGCCGGCCGTGTGCAGAACCGCCGTGTCGAAATCATCCTGACGCCGGTTACGCAGTAATCACTGCAGGTTCAGGAAACTGAGCAAATCGGGCGGCGGTCACTTTCCAGTGGCCGCCGCCTTTGCATTCGGGTCTAGCGGCAGGCTGCTTCGGCCTTCTCGATGGCATCGGAGGAGCCGCTGAGCGAGAAGCGGTAGGTGACGTTCGTGCCGCGGGCGGACCGGGCCGTCACGGTGAGGCTGGAGCCCTTGCGCAGCGCGTCGACGATGCGCGGATCATCGGCATCATCCGCGAAGGCTTCGCTGCCGGCTGCAAACATCTGCCAGGAGGAGCGGCCTACAGCTGTCTTGGGCGCCTTGCTGGTGCTGAGATCATAGGTGACGCGCAGGCTGGGCTGGTTCCGGGCCTGGCCGGATTTCCAGCTGGTGACGTAATACCAGACATCGCCATGCTTTACTGAAGAGGGGGCCTTCGAAGAGGCCTGAGTGACAGCATAGCAGACCAGGTCGCCGCCTTTTTCCTCGGTGAAGACCGACCATTCCTTGAACTTGCCCAAGGCCTTGGGTTCGGCAGCGGCGGAGCCCGCAAGCAATGCGGCCGAGATCACAAGCGTGAGAGGGCGAAGCAGTGTCGTTATTTTATGTTGCATGTTAAATAAAATACTCACACAGTACCTCCAGCGTTCCTGAATCCATACACTGGGGGGCGCTCCAAGCAAAACACCCTACACGAGCGTATCAGGGGAAATTCCAAGCGCCATGGTTGCTTTACGGTTTACGAAGGCAGACAATGACAGGCCGGCTTCCCGAAAGGCCAAGCGCTTGTTTGACCATACAGTCCGCACTGCGGATCCCGAATTGAGGGATCACCATGCCGATTGCATGGCGCAGATTGCAGACCGGCGCAGCCGGGGCGCCTTTGCAGATCTGTTCAGCTATTACGCGCCGCGCGTGAAATCCTTCATGCTGCGCCTTGGCGCGGGCGATGGGGAAGCCGAAGAATTGGCGCAGGAGGTGATGATCACCGTCTGGCAGAAGGCGGGGCTCTATGACCGGGCGCAGGCCTCGGTTTCGACATGGATCTTCAGGATCGCCCGCAATCGCCGGATCGACGCGCAGCGCCGCCAGCGCCGGCCGGAGCTTTCCCCCGACGACCCGGTGTTGTTGCCACCGGAAATCCAGACCCCGGACGAAATGATCGTTCGCGGCCAACTGGATGAGGTGGTACGCGAGCGGCTGGCCGGTCTGCCGCAGGACCAGCTGATCCTCGTGCAGGCAGCCTTCTATGACGGCCTCTCCCATTCAGAGATCGCGCGAGCGTTCAACCTGCCGCTCGGGACGGTAAAGTCTCGCATCCGCCTGGCTTTCAGCCGCCTCAAAGGAGAGCTGGAGGGGGGGGTATGACCCGCGTGCTGCAATCTCCGGCTGTGTTTGCTTGACGATGAGCCAAAGCGAACAATCTTTGCTCCAAGGATATGGGAACATCTGACACAAATGCCTTCTGCTTCGCCCAACACGTTCAGTGACCTCTACAGCGCCTATGCGGCCGGATGCCTCGATCCGGCCTTTGCCATGATGCTGGAGACCCAAAGCGCCGTGCGTTCGGATGTACGCCGGTCTGTGGTCGTCAGTGAAATGGTTTCCGGCAGCTTTCTTGATGCCGCGCCCGAAGCGGCGATGAGCGAAGGCGCACTGGAGCGGGCGCTGGCGATGGTGGACGCGCTGGAAATGCCGGCCGCTGCGCAGCGGGATGCCGGGCGCGCCGCCGGGGCAGCCCTCCGTGAACTGCTGGAATTGCCTGAGCCTGTGCGCGGCGCCGCGCTGGACGCTGCCGGGCGCGATGGCTGGCAGATGCTGGGGCTGGGCCTCAAACGCCTGAAGCTGGATGTGAGCGAGGCGATGGAAGTGGAGCTTTACCGCATCGCGCCGGGCGCGCGCATTCCGCGCCATTCCCATTCGGGCGCTGAGCTGACGATGGTGCTGTCGGGCGGCTTTACCGATGAGCGCGGCAATTATGGGCCGGGCGACATTTCGATGAACGGGCCGAGCGACACCCACCAGCCGGTGGCGGACGATGATGGCGTTTGCTATGCGCTGGCGATCCGCGATGGCGGGCTGCGCTTTACCGGCCTGATGGGCGCGATCCAGAAACTGCTTGGCGCGCGCTGAGCGCTCAATCTGCCGATTTGCGAGAACCTGTTTGAGATGGCAGCTTTCGGCGGCGCTGGCCTTCCGGGCCGCCCGGCATGATCGGGCGCGGGCCATAGCGGCCCATCGACAGGTGACGGTCGTACATTACCAGCGCGCCAGCAAGGCTGACATTGATGCAGAACTTGGTGGGGATCTTCACGACATGAACACAGCGCGCGAGCGCTTCGGGAGACAGGTTGCCCTTTTCGGGGCCGAGAATATAGGCTGCCTGCGGAGGATGCCGGAATTCCGGCAGCTCTACCGCGTCATCGGTCAGCTCGATCCCGACAAGCTGGCAGCCTCTGGGAAGCTGCATGTCATCCAGCGTGTCCCACTGATAATAAGGGATCTGGCTGGCGGACTTTGACGTGTCCGCGATGTTGGCG
Protein-coding sequences here:
- a CDS encoding invasion associated locus B family protein, translated to MQHKITTLLRPLTLVISAALLAGSAAAEPKALGKFKEWSVFTEEKGGDLVCYAVTQASSKAPSSVKHGDVWYYVTSWKSGQARNQPSLRVTYDLSTSKAPKTAVGRSSWQMFAAGSEAFADDADDPRIVDALRKGSSLTVTARSARGTNVTYRFSLSGSSDAIEKAEAACR
- a CDS encoding sigma-70 family RNA polymerase sigma factor; this translates as MAQIADRRSRGAFADLFSYYAPRVKSFMLRLGAGDGEAEELAQEVMITVWQKAGLYDRAQASVSTWIFRIARNRRIDAQRRQRRPELSPDDPVLLPPEIQTPDEMIVRGQLDEVVRERLAGLPQDQLILVQAAFYDGLSHSEIARAFNLPLGTVKSRIRLAFSRLKGELEGGV
- a CDS encoding ChrR family anti-sigma-E factor; the encoded protein is MPSASPNTFSDLYSAYAAGCLDPAFAMMLETQSAVRSDVRRSVVVSEMVSGSFLDAAPEAAMSEGALERALAMVDALEMPAAAQRDAGRAAGAALRELLELPEPVRGAALDAAGRDGWQMLGLGLKRLKLDVSEAMEVELYRIAPGARIPRHSHSGAELTMVLSGGFTDERGNYGPGDISMNGPSDTHQPVADDDGVCYALAIRDGGLRFTGLMGAIQKLLGAR
- the rlmN gene encoding 23S rRNA (adenine(2503)-C(2))-methyltransferase RlmN: MTVTLDLSRRNNSLPGKKRLTGLSVPALKAEMEALGLEPKAASMRARQLRRWIHHFGVTDFAGMTDIAKDLRAQLEEKFELDRPEVADHQVSRDGTQKWLTRYAPGIEGESVYIPDVGKAGALCVSSQVGCTLNCTFCHTGTQALVRNLTAQEIVQQVIIARDALAEWPSSNEDRLLTNIVFMGMGEPLYNLDNVAEAIDTISDGDGISIGRRRITVSTAGVAPKIPELGQRTGAMLAISLHATNDALRNELVPLNKKYDLQTLFEAIRAYPDLGNSKRVTFEYVMLKGVNDTLAEARDLVKLLKGIPSKINLIPFNPWPGSPYECSDWETIEGFAEVLNRAGYASPIRTPRGRDILAACGQLRSESVKVRASERLKQKLAGEAEA
- a CDS encoding RNA methyltransferase, with product MRGYFAIGSERISKPMNLGALTRTAHAFGASFVFSIDAARSLKTANIADTSKSASQIPYYQWDTLDDMQLPRGCQLVGIELTDDAVELPEFRHPPQAAYILGPEKGNLSPEALARCVHVVKIPTKFCINVSLAGALVMYDRHLSMGRYGPRPIMPGGPEGQRRRKLPSQTGSRKSAD
- a CDS encoding OmpA family protein: MKKSILLAAALALPLVHACETGPSQRVWTTTAAGAILGAGAGMMAGGDDKRNAAIGAAVGAVAGAGVGVYMDKQEEKLRQQTAGTGIEIERQGDQLALTMPSGITFRQGSAEIDPSFFQALNSVATTLVEYPSTAVDIRGHASSEGDRAFNQRLSQQRADAVRNYLANQGVQAVRMSSIGMGIDYPVADNSTEAGRVQNRRVEIILTPVTQ